cgcgactcctccccctccccctctcgacggaatgcggaggggatcagagagggaggaaaaaaaaaaaagtaaaagagcccgcgtaagttgaaataagaacagtttactggggaaattgaagagtaacaagtataacaaagacaaggggatattacaaagaaaactggtgagtgatacagttgctcaccacccgggacccaacgtaagcgaccgctcccgacCAGCAACCGAGAGCCCGCGcccccccggaagagcttattccggggcaagagcttattccggccagcccccacctgtaccctgggcatgacggttaggatggtatcgaatacctgctggccagcctgggtcagctgttcaggctgtgccctttcctggttcctcacgggaattaactctatcctggctcaaaccaggacaattcttaaaagctggagtactggcaggtggagagcgagacatgaattggtcaatcttccatgacattttctctacagttgaaacaacagcctgtaggggagaagacacattttcttcatattgccgaagttgagcggctagttgttccactgtttgcctctcatcttctttccaggagacaactgccaacgaactggcatagtttggtggtgcacttcgtaggaactttcgccacataactcgtgtgcattggatttcatctgggtctgtgggtgcatagtcattataaataatctccagcacagctaactccctcaaatattgaatgcctttctccatggtggtccacttacttgggaggcttgtaatatcttccttgaaggggtatctttccttcatgcccaacaaaagtcgcctccagaggctgagggtctGTGACGgccttcccatagccttatcaatacccccgtcccgggacaaggagcccaattgcctggcttccttgccctctaagtccaaactgtgggctccattttcccagcatcggagcatccaggtgataatgtgctcacccgGGTGACAGCTGTAATCTTTCCGCACATCTCgcagttcactcagggacaaggaccagctgattatctctggctccaactcttcttccctctgtgatatcccttgttcatcttcatccttagtgctgcgaactggtttttttgtgtatttctttttctgtacaggggcaactgatactggcacagattgatactctgattcaacagcaattgtatcagttgtcTCAGTTTGAGTGGCcgcagttgtaacagcaacagtctgggtttgagcatccacagttgtagcagcagtctgagtggaCATAACAACGATATTCacagtctgggtatgagtgtccacagtggtaacagcaacggtgtcagcagtctgggtatgagtgttcacagctgcaactgcaacatccactgctgaagttggaacagcaactggttctggcacagctgagttaggaatgggttcctgtgttctccaaatctttacaggtaaaaagctccctggacacctgcccatattctgtatgcctttcctcacagctctcaaaataattttacaatccaagccgaggtaaaaacatgggaaaataatacaaacatggtaattagaacattccaagtattattgttagaatccattagaagcaccttgaagaaatgagggtgacATAGTGAGAGGAATTACACATGTcagcttttcccataaattgagtgctattattaagttctaggagaaaatgtggaagagacagaaaagccatgtacacattccaacccaacttaataacccatgacaaaatcatatcataagccaatcccatccagtgcagtagcatgagaatttttatacatttttcactgaagagaaacactatcacaggacatacgtgatgcagataagaggacatgtaatacctCCATACgagcatatcaaccaacattgtgatcagcaatcagttagtgtcaggagtgtacacaaggattttgtttaaacccactctgttctatttcaacctcgcgggccccacgttgggcgccaataaatgtcgtggtttttcccagccggagcaaaggggaagaaaaccgcgactcctccctctccccctctcgacggaatgcggaggggatcggagagggagagaaaaaaaaagtaaaagagcccgcgtaagttgaaataagaacagtttactggggaaaaattgaagagtaacaagtataacaaagacaaggggatattacaaagaaaactggtgagtgatacagttgctcaccatcCGGGAGCCgacgtgagcgaccgctccggaccggcgaccaAGGGTCCGCGCCCACCGGAAGCTTATTCCGGGGAAGAGCTTcatccggccagcccccacctataccctgggcatgacggttaggatggtatcgaatacctgctggccagcctgggtcagctgttcaggctatgccctttcctggttcctcacgggaattaactctatcctggctcaaaccaggacaataCAGGATGAATAAAATAGGtgtgtgcaaattagacccTATGTGATGAATACTTCAAATGGCCAgatgtcccattaaacatcatctctgattccctctatgtggtcgatgctgtcacttgatgagagagagcgttgttgaaagaaatctctaatcagaatctgtataacttatttctgcagctctggcatcagataaatgaacatcaaactgcttattatattggacatattcaaagccattcaggcttaaaagatggcctatcagttggcaattaaattgttgacaagatagtggcagctctgttattgatacctatggggccaataattgacaaattttctactggagagtggcaaggacctgcagatctgttaacgtggggaagaggctatgcttgtgtcattacaaaTCAAGGTCCCTTGTAGATTCTGGCAAAGTGGATCAAGCCATATCAACCAAAAGGACTTAACAACTGTAAGatcaatggaaaaaacaatcttgaggaaagaaccaattgatccaccctcaatccatcaccccaTTAAAATATAAAACCTGTCAACTGTGGCGCTACGCATgttgctgtaaattcctccagcaatctgtatcgcattaaaagaattgaagaacttaacaagacggccaatggaaacttgaaagcaaaactggtgtgttttctactgatgaagagatatttccaactcacagataatgctcacagataagcatgctaaagaagttgtAGAAAAGTCCgaaactacattcaggaaacagaaacatcagtggaagtacagagaactcatcccttctcgcCAGTGTGCATCCCTCCCAGCAACAGCTATCAGATATTtcaaggacccaaaagggtatcggtgggcctttggtgtggctgcctcagagacagaagaaactgaacagctgtccagcctgcctggcctcccagaggacccttctgctgTAGGGTTGCTGAGAGTTGAAGACCAACAAGtgccaattgcaaccacaacagtgcaccggcgGCAATATTGTACCAAccatgactctgtgattccaatCTACAAACTGATTTgtcaattggagagccaaggggtgatcagcaggaCTTGATCACCATTTAACAGCCCCATATAATCAGTAtgaaagtctactggagagtggagattGACAGTAGACTATTGTGGTCTGAATGAAGTCATGCCGCCGCTGAGTGCTACTGTGccagacatgctggaactccaatacgaactggagtccaaggcagccagatGGTATGCTACTATCGACATTACTAATGCATTCTtttcaattccattggcagccgAGTGCAGGCCCCAGTTTGCTTTCACCTGGAAAGGCATTCAGTACACTTGGAATCAATTGCTCCAGGGGTGGAAACCCAGACCTACCATTTGCCGTGGACTTATCCAGGCTACACTGGAAAAGGGTAAGGCCTCCGAACACCTACAATATATTAATGACATTATTGTGTGAGGCAATTCAGCAAAAgaagtttttgaaaaaggaaagaaaatagttaaaatacTACTGAATGTTGGCTTTgccataaaacaaagcaaagtcaaagggcctgcacaggagatccaatTCTTAGGAATTAAATGGCAAGATGGTTGTTGGCATATCCCAATGGATATCATCACCAAAATTACTGCAATGTCTCCACCAACCAGTAAAGAAGAAATCCAGGCTTTCTTAGGCACTGGGGGgttttggaggatgcatattcccAACTACAGTATGATTGTAAATCCTCTCTATCAAGTcactcagaagaaaaatgactttaaatggggACCTGAACAACAACAAGGCTTTCAACAGATAAACCAAGAAATTGCTCAGGCAGCAGCCCTTGGGTCAGTTCAAacaggaccagatgtgaaaaatgtgctttacaCTGCAGTGGGAGAGAATGGCcctacctggagcctctggcaaaaAGGACCCGGTGAGCCTTGAGGCCGATCCCTTGGGTTCTGGAGTCAGGGATACAAAGGATctgaggcccgatacactctgaccaagaaaaagatattggcagcatatgaaggagtttgagctgcttcagaagtgatCAGGACAGAAGTACAACTCCTCTTAGCaccccgactgccagtgctgggctggatgttcaaagggagggtcTGCTCCACACATCATGTGACTGATGTTACATAAGTGGGTTGTGTTAATTACACAACGAACTCGTATAGGAAATCCCAGTCGCCCAGGCATCCTGGAAGTGATCACCAACTGGCCAGAGGGCAAAGACTTTGGAATATTGCCTGAAAAGGTGACGTGCTGAAGAGGTCCCACCATCCAATAAGCTGTCAGAAAATGACAAGCAATATGCTTTGTTCACCCATCGGTCCTGCCGTATTGTGGGAAAACATCAAAGGTGGAAAGCggctgtgtggagtcccctaTGACAGgttgctgaagctgcagaaggagaaggtgaatcaagtcagtttgcagaggtgaaagccATCCAGCTGGCTTTAGACATCGCCAAACGAGAAAAATGTCCAATACTATACCTCTAAACTGACTCAtggatggtggcaaatgctTTGTGGAGGTGGCTACAACAATGGAAAGAGAATAACTGGCAACACCGGgacaaacccatctgggctgcctcattgtggcaagacattgctgcccACCTGGAGAAGTTGGTTGTGAAGGTGTGACACATAGATGTTCACATACCCAAGAACTGGGCCAATAAAGAACATCAGCACAAGCAGGTGGTGGActaagctgccaaaattgaagtggCTCAGGTGGATTTAGACTGGCAGCATAAAGGTGAATTGTTTGTAGCTTGGTGGGCCCATGATGACTCAGgacatcaaggaagagatgccacctatagatGGGCTCGAGATCGAGGTGTGGACTTGACCTTGGATGCTGTGGCACAGGTCATTCATGAAACCATGACaagactccataacctccccgagcagcctgttccagtgttccatcaccctcacaataaaatagttttttcttatatttaagtggaacttttttgtgttccagcttcatcccattaccccttgtcctgttgctagataccatagaaaaaaggggggAACGTGAAGGGCTCCGTGCCCACCCCTGTGAGGGTCAGGGCAGTCAGCTCCTGTCTTCCGGGGcagctgccaggctctgtgcccACCAGTGTTGTCACAGAGTGTCCCAGTTCTGCACACTTGCCCCGTGTCAGCAGAGTCCCACACAGGGACCCCACCGTACGTGTTCAGCAACAGGGGAATGAGGATGGAGGAATCCCAGGGTCAGAATGGGACCCTGTCCAATATGAGTGCAAAGCAAAGTTACAGCAGAGGATACATATACACACTCTATAGTGTATGCCTCCCTTACCCTGAGCTCAGGGCCCTGAGGGTGGTCCTCCCACAAGAGATCGTCGCCCCCATTCCCACCCAAGCACCTAGACTCCCGGGTCGGCCCCGGAGCACTCACCGCCCCACCACTCCCTCCTCTTCCCGGTTTACCCCCACCCCCACGGCGGCCAACGAGATCTTCACCTTCCTCGGAGACCCTCACCCCATTCCCTTCTCTGACGCACTCACAGGCAGCGCTTTTGCCGCTCCGTCTGCCAGTGCAGCGTTACCGAGAAGCCGAAGAAGCCTCCAGGGATCGCACCCGCCTTGAGCACCGGGAAGGCGCAGTCCAGGTTGAAAGCAGCGACGACAACCAAGACTACGCCATAATCCAACGCGCGGAACCGCCAACGGAGCCGAACCCTTAAAGGGGCCGCGCACACGCGCACGCCCGCACGCCCGCCCCTCCCACACCGTGCACCTGCGGGGGAGGCGGTGGCGGCCGCGTGCCTGTGCGCGGAGCGGGCGTGGGCACCTGCTTGTGCACAGCATGCGGTGGGGGCACACGCGCGGGCGCACACCCACGCCGGGCCATTGTCcgcccctcccttcccccctgcCATCCACACACATACCCCTCACTCCCCGCTACGCGCAACCGTGTCTGCGCTTCTCCACCCTTTGGCGGCACCCCGCCGCGCCCCTTGCGCTGCCTCACGGGCCCCTCGGgacgccccccccccccgccccccgccccccggaACACCCTTGCCCACACCTTGGGGGGTGGGAAATCCCCACCCCCTCCATAGGATGGGACCCGGGAGGATCTGGGACCCCCCCCAGGATGGAGCCCCCGAGGATCGGCCTCCCATGGGCTGACTCCCCCCTCCCACGCAAGACGGCCGCCCCTGAGCGTTGTGCCTCGGTGGGAGCCGGCGGTAcggggcggggcgaggcggGACGCGAGGGAGTGAGAACAGCCCCGGCTTTCCACGACGGCGTTTTCTCCCCCCGGGAACGCGCCAGCCACCTACCTGGTACCGGCTCCCGGGAACCTCCTCCGTCCGGGCGGGGGCTCGGGGCTGCGGTACCCGGGGACGGCTGCGAGGACCACAAAGTCCCCAGGGACTGAGTGCAAGTGGACAGACAGACCCCCGCCCTGAGGGCCTGGCAGGGGCCACGGCCATGCTGTGGGGCAGCCGCCCCACGCCGGGGACGGGGACACTGACACAGCAAcgcagctgcagccacagcatcaCCGCGTCACTCGCCGGGGAGCGGGTGGTCTCCAACCCAGGTCAAGGTCACCggtgacgtgcggaacaaactctataacacggttaagggttataaagcaggtatgtattgGGCCGgcgggtgcgagggagataattctgcccagctcgcaCACCTTATTGTCTAACAAAAGGCCACTTATAGGGTACAGGTAAGGGTATGCATAAGcgcctattacatattcatgacctatccccgctttgTATTGTAATAAGTCCTCTTCCAGTTTACACTTATACAGTGTTtctggtagatttccatgccacggagcaggatgcaaacaattGTTTTTCACATTCCAAGTCGtccttatctgcagctgtctgcacatcagcttcttagttatcagcattcagggtcttcaaggccctTACTAAAGAGCgattcgaattccagtgagctgaggtttcttatcatggtgttagtttacagtgaatcgtgtctttctaactttcttaggcctttcccttctgtatgtctgcttttgcccaTCAATTCCCCCTAGTCTTTTAATATGGGCAAATTCATTTGCCAAATGCATTTCTATCTCTCAGGGGAATTGGAAAGCGATTCACTTGTAGCTCACCTTTTAACGCATTTTCATAGACACTAGATGTGGAAGACAAAATTGTTAGTTGTCGTTGCATTCTCCAATTCCAAAtaaacagcacagcagagaaaacaaagctaacTGGGACTAGTATCAAAAGGACTATAATGGGGTGACACATCTTATTTAGGATGCCAGTCACAGTGGGGGACCATCCAAACAGCACATCCCACTAATGCTTGTTTGCATCTTCTCTTACTCGTTTCAGTACCCTGGTTATTCCCCCGGCATCATAGGgtctttttcccattttcttggACCTCGTTTAAAATTTTGATCAAATCCTGATGTTTCTTTAATTGTGTCACCAATGTAAGATTCATTCCAATAGGTACAGGTGATAATTTGGGAAGTGTTGTATAATTGGATTTTATCAGTTGGTCAGATACGACTGGTGCCAAATAAGAAAAGTCACACCCAACAATCTTAAagttacaaatacagaaattagaaTGATTCTTACTATCCATGATTATCTTTTCTATTACTATAGAGGTGCAAGCAGTCCTTAAACACACACAACCTTGGCCAATATATACAAGTACAGTCTTCCAGTTAGCATCCGGATGGATCTCAAAGTGACAGATGTTTTGCTCGGTGTCGAGGCAGATGTCTTGGGCATCAAGTGTACTATTTTCACAGATGAGTCCTTGTTGCTTTCGAGTAATGCAAGGCTCCAAATTTACAGTTTGCCACTTCCCGTGCACCATTCGTGCCCATGTTCTGTGTTCAGAAGGATAGAGCAGTTCTATCATGGTTTAGTCCTAATGTAATAATGGGGTGGATGACGTATATTGAAGTGTTACGTACAGTCAACACAAATACTGTGGCTGTATCAG
This window of the Colius striatus isolate bColStr4 chromosome W, bColStr4.1.hap1, whole genome shotgun sequence genome carries:
- the LOC133628607 gene encoding uncharacterized protein LOC133628607, producing MWDILGTPPDCFSGESPIPIRSLQGKRRTGWRTRVFVCECVVAWDPQRDCGVLIRVSVFPGGRQLETSGAERSLFVYENALKAVPGYRSPEPPPGRRRFPGAGTRHAAATASPAGARCGRGGRAGVRVCAAPLRVRLRWRFRALDYGVVLVVVAAFNLDCAFPVLKAGAIPGGFFGFSVTLHWQTERQKRCLAVRKGIQNMGRCPGSFLPVKIWRTQEPIPNSAVPEPVAVPTSAVDVAVAAVNTHTQTADTVAVTTVDTHTQTVNIVVMSTQTAATTVDAQTQTVAVTTAATQTETTDTIAVESEYQSVPVSVAPVQKKKYTKKPVRSTKDEDEQGISQREEELEPEIISWSLSLSELRDVRKDYSCHPGEHIITWMLRCWENGAHSLDLEGKEARQLGSLSRDGGIDKAMGRPSQTLSLWRRLLLGMKERYPFKEDITSLPSKWTTMEKGIQYLRELAVLEIIYNDYAPTDPDEIQCTRVMWRKFLRSAPPNYASSLAVVSWKEDERQTVEQLAAQLRQYEENVSSPLQAVVSTVEKMSWKIDQFMSRSPPASTPAFKNCPGLSQDRVNSREEPGKGTA